A part of Camelus ferus isolate YT-003-E chromosome 6, BCGSAC_Cfer_1.0, whole genome shotgun sequence genomic DNA contains:
- the WDR20 gene encoding WD repeat-containing protein 20 isoform X6, producing MRKGRRCEEHRWQAADLSKPIDKRIYKGTQPTCHDFNHLTATAESVSLLVGFSAGQVQLIDPIKKETSKLFNEENSCQHLWKVDWNEERENEGSKTSEEALVTVQRLIDKSRVTCVRWVPGSESLFLVAHSSGSTYLYNVEHACGTTAPHYQLLKQGESFAVHTCKSKSTRNPLLKWTVGEGALNEFAFSPDGKFLACVSQDGFLRVFNFDSVELHGTMKSYFGGLLCVCWSPDGKYIVTGGEDDLVTVWSFVDCRVIARGHGHKSWVSVVAFDPYTTSVEESDPMEFSGSDEDFQDLLHFGRDRANSTQSRLSKRNSTESRPVSVTYRFGSVGQDTQLCLWDLTEDILFPHQPLSRARTHTNVMNATSPPAGSTGNSVPTAGNAAPPPLPRSNSLPHSAGSGAGGKGGVADGAVASGVSKFATLSLHDRKDRHHEKDHKRNHSMGHISSKSSDKLNLVTKARTDPAKTLGTPLCPRMEDVPLLEPLVCKKIAHERLTVLVFLEDCVVTACQEGFVCTWGRPGKVPAEPFSCSQEGRMQGVLQDQD from the exons ATGAGGAAAGGCAGGAGGTGTGAAGAGCACAGGTGGCAG gcTGCTGACTTGAGTAAACCAATAGATAAAAGGATATACAAAGGAACACAGCCTACTTGTCATGACTTCAACCACCTAACAGCCACAGCAGAAAGTGTCTCTCTCCTAGTGGGCTTTTCCGCAGGCCAAGTCCAGCTTATAGACCCAATCAAAAAAGAAACTAGCAAACTATTTAATGAGGAA AACTCTTGTCAGCACTTGTGGAAGGTGGATTggaatgaagaaagagagaatgaaggtAGCAAGACCAGTGAGGAGGCTCTAGTAACTGTCCAG AGACTAATAGACAAGTCACGAGTAACCTGTGTCAGATGGGTTCCTGGTTCGGAAAGCCTTTTCCTAGTAGCCCATTCGAGTGGGAGCACGTACTTGTATAATGTGGAGCACGCTTGTGGCACCACAGCCCCCCACTACCAGCTCCTGAAGCAGGGAGAGAGCTTTGCCGTGCACACTTGCAAGAGCAAATCCACGAGGAACCCTCTCCTTAAGTGGACGGTGGGCGAGGGGGCCCTCAACGAGTTTGCTTTCTCCCCAGATGGCAAGTTCTTGGCGTGCGTGAGCCAGGACGGCTTCCTGCGGGTGTTCAACTTTGACTCGGTGGAGCTGCACGGCACGATGAAAAGCTACTTTGGCGGCttgctgtgtgtgtgctggagCCCGGACGGCAAGTACATCGTGACTGGGGGCGAGGACGACCTGGTGACAGTCTGGTCTTTTGTAGACTGCCGAGTGATAGCTCGAGGCCACGGGCACAAATCCTGGGTCAGCGTCGTGGCATTTGACCCCTATACCACTAGCGTAGAGGAAAGCGACCCTATGGAGTTCAGTGGCAGTGACGAGGACTTCCAGGACCTTCTTCATTTTGGAAGAGATCGAGCAAATAGTACCCAGTCCCGGCTGTCCAAACGGAACTCTACGGAGAGCCGCCCCGTCAGCGTTACGTATCGGTTTGGCTCCGTGGGCCAGGACACACAGCTCTGCTTATGGGACCTTACGGAGGACATCCTTTTCCCTCACCAGCCCCTCTCGAGAGCAAGGACACACACGAACGTCATGAACGCCACGAGCCCTCCTGCCGGAAGCACCGGGAACAGCGTCCCGACGGCCGGCAACGCGGCGCCGCCACCGCTGCCGCGCTCCAACAGCCTCCCGCACTCGGCGGGCTCCGGCGCCGGCGGCAAGGGTGGCGTGGCGGACGGGGCTGTCGCTTCCGGGGTCAGCAAGTTCGCAACGCTCTCACTGCATGACCGGAAGGACAGGCACCACGAGAAGGACCACAAGCGCAACCACAGCATGGGGCACATTTCTAGCAAGAGCAGCGACAAGCTGAACCTGGTCACCAAAGCCAGAACGGACCCGGCCAAAACTCTGGGGACGCCTCTGTGTCCCCGAATGGAGGACGTCCCCCTGCTGGAGCCGCTCGTCTGCAAAAAGATAGCTCACGAGAGGCTGACTGTGCTGGTTTTCCTTGAAGACTGTGTAGTCACTGCTTGTCAGGAGGGCTTTGTGTGCACGTGGGGAAGGCCTGGTAAAGTG CCAGCAGAGCCCTTCTCCTGCAGTCAGGAGGGCAGGATGCAAGGTGTTCTCCAAGACCAGGACTAG
- the WDR20 gene encoding WD repeat-containing protein 20 isoform X7 yields MAADLSKPIDKRIYKGTQPTCHDFNHLTATAESVSLLVGFSAGQVQLIDPIKKETSKLFNEENSCQHLWKVDWNEERENEGSKTSEEALVTVQRLIDKSRVTCVRWVPGSESLFLVAHSSGSTYLYNVEHACGTTAPHYQLLKQGESFAVHTCKSKSTRNPLLKWTVGEGALNEFAFSPDGKFLACVSQDGFLRVFNFDSVELHGTMKSYFGGLLCVCWSPDGKYIVTGGEDDLVTVWSFVDCRVIARGHGHKSWVSVVAFDPYTTSVEESDPMEFSGSDEDFQDLLHFGRDRANSTQSRLSKRNSTESRPVSVTYRFGSVGQDTQLCLWDLTEDILFPHQPLSRARTHTNVMNATSPPAGSTGNSVPTAGNAAPPPLPRSNSLPHSAGSGAGGKGGVADGAVASGVSKFATLSLHDRKDRHHEKDHKRNHSMGHISSKSSDKLNLVTKARTDPAKTLGTPLCPRMEDVPLLEPLVCKKIAHERLTVLVFLEDCVVTACQEGFVCTWGRPGKVPAEPFSCSQEGRMQGVLQDQD; encoded by the exons ATG gcTGCTGACTTGAGTAAACCAATAGATAAAAGGATATACAAAGGAACACAGCCTACTTGTCATGACTTCAACCACCTAACAGCCACAGCAGAAAGTGTCTCTCTCCTAGTGGGCTTTTCCGCAGGCCAAGTCCAGCTTATAGACCCAATCAAAAAAGAAACTAGCAAACTATTTAATGAGGAA AACTCTTGTCAGCACTTGTGGAAGGTGGATTggaatgaagaaagagagaatgaaggtAGCAAGACCAGTGAGGAGGCTCTAGTAACTGTCCAG AGACTAATAGACAAGTCACGAGTAACCTGTGTCAGATGGGTTCCTGGTTCGGAAAGCCTTTTCCTAGTAGCCCATTCGAGTGGGAGCACGTACTTGTATAATGTGGAGCACGCTTGTGGCACCACAGCCCCCCACTACCAGCTCCTGAAGCAGGGAGAGAGCTTTGCCGTGCACACTTGCAAGAGCAAATCCACGAGGAACCCTCTCCTTAAGTGGACGGTGGGCGAGGGGGCCCTCAACGAGTTTGCTTTCTCCCCAGATGGCAAGTTCTTGGCGTGCGTGAGCCAGGACGGCTTCCTGCGGGTGTTCAACTTTGACTCGGTGGAGCTGCACGGCACGATGAAAAGCTACTTTGGCGGCttgctgtgtgtgtgctggagCCCGGACGGCAAGTACATCGTGACTGGGGGCGAGGACGACCTGGTGACAGTCTGGTCTTTTGTAGACTGCCGAGTGATAGCTCGAGGCCACGGGCACAAATCCTGGGTCAGCGTCGTGGCATTTGACCCCTATACCACTAGCGTAGAGGAAAGCGACCCTATGGAGTTCAGTGGCAGTGACGAGGACTTCCAGGACCTTCTTCATTTTGGAAGAGATCGAGCAAATAGTACCCAGTCCCGGCTGTCCAAACGGAACTCTACGGAGAGCCGCCCCGTCAGCGTTACGTATCGGTTTGGCTCCGTGGGCCAGGACACACAGCTCTGCTTATGGGACCTTACGGAGGACATCCTTTTCCCTCACCAGCCCCTCTCGAGAGCAAGGACACACACGAACGTCATGAACGCCACGAGCCCTCCTGCCGGAAGCACCGGGAACAGCGTCCCGACGGCCGGCAACGCGGCGCCGCCACCGCTGCCGCGCTCCAACAGCCTCCCGCACTCGGCGGGCTCCGGCGCCGGCGGCAAGGGTGGCGTGGCGGACGGGGCTGTCGCTTCCGGGGTCAGCAAGTTCGCAACGCTCTCACTGCATGACCGGAAGGACAGGCACCACGAGAAGGACCACAAGCGCAACCACAGCATGGGGCACATTTCTAGCAAGAGCAGCGACAAGCTGAACCTGGTCACCAAAGCCAGAACGGACCCGGCCAAAACTCTGGGGACGCCTCTGTGTCCCCGAATGGAGGACGTCCCCCTGCTGGAGCCGCTCGTCTGCAAAAAGATAGCTCACGAGAGGCTGACTGTGCTGGTTTTCCTTGAAGACTGTGTAGTCACTGCTTGTCAGGAGGGCTTTGTGTGCACGTGGGGAAGGCCTGGTAAAGTG CCAGCAGAGCCCTTCTCCTGCAGTCAGGAGGGCAGGATGCAAGGTGTTCTCCAAGACCAGGACTAG
- the WDR20 gene encoding WD repeat-containing protein 20 isoform X9, which translates to MRRGVFYIFPLRGRVSSCLHSADEEIVQEKNSCQHLWKVDWNEERENEGSKTSEEALVTVQRLIDKSRVTCVRWVPGSESLFLVAHSSGSTYLYNVEHACGTTAPHYQLLKQGESFAVHTCKSKSTRNPLLKWTVGEGALNEFAFSPDGKFLACVSQDGFLRVFNFDSVELHGTMKSYFGGLLCVCWSPDGKYIVTGGEDDLVTVWSFVDCRVIARGHGHKSWVSVVAFDPYTTSVEESDPMEFSGSDEDFQDLLHFGRDRANSTQSRLSKRNSTESRPVSVTYRFGSVGQDTQLCLWDLTEDILFPHQPLSRARTHTNVMNATSPPAGSTGNSVPTAGNAAPPPLPRSNSLPHSAGSGAGGKGGVADGAVASGVSKFATLSLHDRKDRHHEKDHKRNHSMGHISSKSSDKLNLVTKARTDPAKTLGTPLCPRMEDVPLLEPLVCKKIAHERLTVLVFLEDCVVTACQEGFVCTWGRPGKVPAEPFSCSQEGRMQGVLQDQD; encoded by the exons ATGAGACGTGgagtgttttatatatttcctctACGTGGGAGGGTGAGCAGCTGtctccattctgcagatgaggaaatagtCCAAGAGAAG AACTCTTGTCAGCACTTGTGGAAGGTGGATTggaatgaagaaagagagaatgaaggtAGCAAGACCAGTGAGGAGGCTCTAGTAACTGTCCAG AGACTAATAGACAAGTCACGAGTAACCTGTGTCAGATGGGTTCCTGGTTCGGAAAGCCTTTTCCTAGTAGCCCATTCGAGTGGGAGCACGTACTTGTATAATGTGGAGCACGCTTGTGGCACCACAGCCCCCCACTACCAGCTCCTGAAGCAGGGAGAGAGCTTTGCCGTGCACACTTGCAAGAGCAAATCCACGAGGAACCCTCTCCTTAAGTGGACGGTGGGCGAGGGGGCCCTCAACGAGTTTGCTTTCTCCCCAGATGGCAAGTTCTTGGCGTGCGTGAGCCAGGACGGCTTCCTGCGGGTGTTCAACTTTGACTCGGTGGAGCTGCACGGCACGATGAAAAGCTACTTTGGCGGCttgctgtgtgtgtgctggagCCCGGACGGCAAGTACATCGTGACTGGGGGCGAGGACGACCTGGTGACAGTCTGGTCTTTTGTAGACTGCCGAGTGATAGCTCGAGGCCACGGGCACAAATCCTGGGTCAGCGTCGTGGCATTTGACCCCTATACCACTAGCGTAGAGGAAAGCGACCCTATGGAGTTCAGTGGCAGTGACGAGGACTTCCAGGACCTTCTTCATTTTGGAAGAGATCGAGCAAATAGTACCCAGTCCCGGCTGTCCAAACGGAACTCTACGGAGAGCCGCCCCGTCAGCGTTACGTATCGGTTTGGCTCCGTGGGCCAGGACACACAGCTCTGCTTATGGGACCTTACGGAGGACATCCTTTTCCCTCACCAGCCCCTCTCGAGAGCAAGGACACACACGAACGTCATGAACGCCACGAGCCCTCCTGCCGGAAGCACCGGGAACAGCGTCCCGACGGCCGGCAACGCGGCGCCGCCACCGCTGCCGCGCTCCAACAGCCTCCCGCACTCGGCGGGCTCCGGCGCCGGCGGCAAGGGTGGCGTGGCGGACGGGGCTGTCGCTTCCGGGGTCAGCAAGTTCGCAACGCTCTCACTGCATGACCGGAAGGACAGGCACCACGAGAAGGACCACAAGCGCAACCACAGCATGGGGCACATTTCTAGCAAGAGCAGCGACAAGCTGAACCTGGTCACCAAAGCCAGAACGGACCCGGCCAAAACTCTGGGGACGCCTCTGTGTCCCCGAATGGAGGACGTCCCCCTGCTGGAGCCGCTCGTCTGCAAAAAGATAGCTCACGAGAGGCTGACTGTGCTGGTTTTCCTTGAAGACTGTGTAGTCACTGCTTGTCAGGAGGGCTTTGTGTGCACGTGGGGAAGGCCTGGTAAAGTG CCAGCAGAGCCCTTCTCCTGCAGTCAGGAGGGCAGGATGCAAGGTGTTCTCCAAGACCAGGACTAG
- the WDR20 gene encoding WD repeat-containing protein 20 isoform X10, translating into MKSYFGGLLCVCWSPDGKYIVTGGEDDLVTVWSFVDCRVIARGHGHKSWVSVVAFDPYTTSVEESDPMEFSGSDEDFQDLLHFGRDRANSTQSRLSKRNSTESRPVSVTYRFGSVGQDTQLCLWDLTEDILFPHQPLSRARTHTNVMNATSPPAGSTGNSVPTAGNAAPPPLPRSNSLPHSAGSGAGGKGGVADGAVASGVSKFATLSLHDRKDRHHEKDHKRNHSMGHISSKSSDKLNLVTKARTDPAKTLGTPLCPRMEDVPLLEPLVCKKIAHERLTVLVFLEDCVVTACQEGFVCTWGRPGKVPAEPFSCSQEGRMQGVLQDQD; encoded by the exons ATGAAAAGCTACTTTGGCGGCttgctgtgtgtgtgctggagCCCGGACGGCAAGTACATCGTGACTGGGGGCGAGGACGACCTGGTGACAGTCTGGTCTTTTGTAGACTGCCGAGTGATAGCTCGAGGCCACGGGCACAAATCCTGGGTCAGCGTCGTGGCATTTGACCCCTATACCACTAGCGTAGAGGAAAGCGACCCTATGGAGTTCAGTGGCAGTGACGAGGACTTCCAGGACCTTCTTCATTTTGGAAGAGATCGAGCAAATAGTACCCAGTCCCGGCTGTCCAAACGGAACTCTACGGAGAGCCGCCCCGTCAGCGTTACGTATCGGTTTGGCTCCGTGGGCCAGGACACACAGCTCTGCTTATGGGACCTTACGGAGGACATCCTTTTCCCTCACCAGCCCCTCTCGAGAGCAAGGACACACACGAACGTCATGAACGCCACGAGCCCTCCTGCCGGAAGCACCGGGAACAGCGTCCCGACGGCCGGCAACGCGGCGCCGCCACCGCTGCCGCGCTCCAACAGCCTCCCGCACTCGGCGGGCTCCGGCGCCGGCGGCAAGGGTGGCGTGGCGGACGGGGCTGTCGCTTCCGGGGTCAGCAAGTTCGCAACGCTCTCACTGCATGACCGGAAGGACAGGCACCACGAGAAGGACCACAAGCGCAACCACAGCATGGGGCACATTTCTAGCAAGAGCAGCGACAAGCTGAACCTGGTCACCAAAGCCAGAACGGACCCGGCCAAAACTCTGGGGACGCCTCTGTGTCCCCGAATGGAGGACGTCCCCCTGCTGGAGCCGCTCGTCTGCAAAAAGATAGCTCACGAGAGGCTGACTGTGCTGGTTTTCCTTGAAGACTGTGTAGTCACTGCTTGTCAGGAGGGCTTTGTGTGCACGTGGGGAAGGCCTGGTAAAGTG CCAGCAGAGCCCTTCTCCTGCAGTCAGGAGGGCAGGATGCAAGGTGTTCTCCAAGACCAGGACTAG
- the WDR20 gene encoding WD repeat-containing protein 20 isoform X11 gives MKSYFGGLLCVCWSPDGKYIVTGGEDDLVTVWSFVDCRVIARGHGHKSWVSVVAFDPYTTSVEESDPMEFSGSDEDFQDLLHFGRDRANSTQSRLSKRNSTESRPVSVTYRFGSVGQDTQLCLWDLTEDILFPHQPLSRARTHTNVMNATSPPAGSTGNSVPTAGNAAPPPLPRSNSLPHSAGSGAGGKGGVADGAVASGVSKFATLSLHDRKDRHHEKDHKRNHSMGHISSKSSDKLNLVTKARTDPAKTLGTPLCPRMEDVPLLEPLVCKKIAHERLTVLVFLEDCVVTACQEGFVCTWGRPGKVVSFNP, from the coding sequence ATGAAAAGCTACTTTGGCGGCttgctgtgtgtgtgctggagCCCGGACGGCAAGTACATCGTGACTGGGGGCGAGGACGACCTGGTGACAGTCTGGTCTTTTGTAGACTGCCGAGTGATAGCTCGAGGCCACGGGCACAAATCCTGGGTCAGCGTCGTGGCATTTGACCCCTATACCACTAGCGTAGAGGAAAGCGACCCTATGGAGTTCAGTGGCAGTGACGAGGACTTCCAGGACCTTCTTCATTTTGGAAGAGATCGAGCAAATAGTACCCAGTCCCGGCTGTCCAAACGGAACTCTACGGAGAGCCGCCCCGTCAGCGTTACGTATCGGTTTGGCTCCGTGGGCCAGGACACACAGCTCTGCTTATGGGACCTTACGGAGGACATCCTTTTCCCTCACCAGCCCCTCTCGAGAGCAAGGACACACACGAACGTCATGAACGCCACGAGCCCTCCTGCCGGAAGCACCGGGAACAGCGTCCCGACGGCCGGCAACGCGGCGCCGCCACCGCTGCCGCGCTCCAACAGCCTCCCGCACTCGGCGGGCTCCGGCGCCGGCGGCAAGGGTGGCGTGGCGGACGGGGCTGTCGCTTCCGGGGTCAGCAAGTTCGCAACGCTCTCACTGCATGACCGGAAGGACAGGCACCACGAGAAGGACCACAAGCGCAACCACAGCATGGGGCACATTTCTAGCAAGAGCAGCGACAAGCTGAACCTGGTCACCAAAGCCAGAACGGACCCGGCCAAAACTCTGGGGACGCCTCTGTGTCCCCGAATGGAGGACGTCCCCCTGCTGGAGCCGCTCGTCTGCAAAAAGATAGCTCACGAGAGGCTGACTGTGCTGGTTTTCCTTGAAGACTGTGTAGTCACTGCTTGTCAGGAGGGCTTTGTGTGCACGTGGGGAAGGCCTGGTAAAGTGGTAAGTTTTAATCCTTGA
- the MOK gene encoding MAPK/MAK/MRK overlapping kinase isoform X11 has translation MASATGICLQPLFPGANELDQISRIHDIIGTPTENTLAKFKQSRAMSFDFPFKKGSGIPLLTASLSPQCLSLLHAMVAYDPDERITAHQALQHPYFHQQRATEKQALASHWRKATTFFPKHPVAPELLSSTWQTPKEGQKQKQPLKQEKDHPRRPGPAYLMELPKLKLAGVTKLSSYSSLALQSVLAPGANGRVPLLRPLKCVGANQKTDAQKDIKPTLKQRRLPTVDRRGGGC, from the exons CCTGCAGCCCCTCTTCCCTGGAGCCAATGAGCTGGACCAGATCTCCAGAATCCACGACATCATCGGCACGCCTACTGAGAACACCCTTGCCAAGTTCAAGCA GTCGAGAGCTATgagttttgattttccttttaaaaagggaTCAGGAATACCTCTCCTGACAGCCAGTTTGTCTCCACAATGCCTCTCCCTCCTGCACGCCATGGTGGCCTATGACCCAGACGAGAGAATCACTGCCCACCAGGCCCTGCAGCACCCCTACTTCCACCAGCAGAG GGCCACCGAGAAGCAGGCTCTGGCCAGCCACTGGAGGAAAGCCACAACTTTCTTTCCAAAGCACCCTGTGGCCCCGGAACTACTCAGCAGCACCTGGCAAACTCCCAAGGAGGGCCAAAAGCAG aaACAGCCCCTAAAGCAAGAGAAGGACCATCCTAGGAGACCAGGACCGGCCTACCTGATGGAACTGCCCAAACTTAAGCTGGCGGGAGTGACCAAACTGTCCTCATACTCCAGCCTGGCGCTGCAGTCAGTGCTGGCCCCAGGGGCAAATGGCAGAGTCCCATTGCTGAGACCCCTGAAGTGTGTTGGTGCAAACCAGAAG ACAGACGCACAGAAGGACATCAAGCCGACCCTGAAACAGCGTCGCCTGCCCACGGTAGACCGGAGGGGCGGAGGCTGCTGA